From Diospyros lotus cultivar Yz01 chromosome 4, ASM1463336v1, whole genome shotgun sequence, a single genomic window includes:
- the LOC127799041 gene encoding TMV resistance protein N-like isoform X4, whose amino-acid sequence MASTSTQLHDGASLPPGFSSWKHDVFLSFRGKDTRNGFVDHLYSVLVEKVIFPYKDDPKLEKGESILLALQKAIEESRLAVVVFSENYASSKWCLKELVMILECKKKRGLTVLPVFYKINPSDFREQKGRVGEAFAEHERDSSEEVQRWRNALIEAAEDCGWHYTHGPEAKFVKDIAIHILNILGYNGLSVPEDVFGLPPRIENVMSLLDLDDSRIVGIVGIWGMGGIGKTTIARAVYHQIRPRFHASCYLPNVREAANKQGLESLQLSLLSGLSLVTESEIKISSIDFPRTIGSRFRCKRVLVVLDDVDHSDQLDALVGRLDWFGSGSRIIITTRDSHLLVKYGDAEKIVYNVEGLNDKEASKLFCCKAFKNNQPTPGFERLIKSAVDYAKGIPLALKVLGSYLVGKKVNEWWSAIHRLRQEPLKDIQEVLKLSYEGLGDEEKEILLDIACFFKRYSKKSYTVENILNACGFHVDIGIRTLEDKALVTKRDNKIGMHDLIQEMGQHIVYEECPKEPGKRSKLFNYKDIYDTLTKKTGTKAVDAIILDSVILDSHKTEEIFLCADSFLKMINLRMLKLSNVQLLNGLDYLSNDLRLLDWAGYPLKYLPSNFRPNNLAILKMLRSCLEQPWNGIICLDKLKYVDLSYSLHMIKSPDFKRAANLEKLILEGCAKLVEIPSIDAIKGLTLLNLEGCKSLKALPTGCWLKSLKQLVLSGCSELKNVSEVLKFTKCLTDLDLDGTCVKELPVEHLSKLQFISLRDCKELTSLPSGICRLKLLASLIVSGCSKLSKLPEDLGDLERLQELRADFTAIKQPPSSIKRLKELRVLSFLGCKECQDPMGFELPALSGLHSLLLLDLRNQNFSKGVLPDDLGSLSSLQCLYLSGTNIISLPTSIRRLGRLHTLELMDCKELKSLPNLPKNIYSINVSGCTSLETLQDQSTLPGNLAWVILMHCDTLVKNRPGLPLELFRNYLKRFQRSLVLKIIWGIIMFESNRRQIGI is encoded by the exons ATGGCATCCACCAGCACCCAATTGCACGACGGAGCTTCTCTCCCTCCTGGGTTTAGTTCCTGGAAACACGACGTCTTCTTGAGCTTCAGAGGCAAAGACACCCGCAACGGCTTCGTTGACCATCTCTATTCTGTTCTCGTTGAGAAGGTCATTTTCCCGTACAAGGATGATCCGAAGCTCGAGAAAGGTGAATCGATTTTGCTGGCACTCCAGAAAGCCATCGAAGAGTCGAGGCTTGCCGTGGTTGTTTTCTCCGAGAACTACGCTTCTTCCAAGTGGTGCTTGAAGGAACTCGTTATGATCCTCGAGTGCAAGAAGAAGAGGGGACTCACCGTTTTGCCCGTGTTCTATAAAATAAATCCCTCGGATTTTCGGGAACAAAAAGGGAGAGTTGGAGAAGCATTCGCCGAACACGAGCGAGATTCCAGCGAAGAGGTGCAGAGATGGAGGAATGCTCTAATCGAAGCGGCTGAAGATTGTGGGTGGCATTATACACACGG GCCTGAAGCAAAGTTTGTCAAAGACATTGCCATTCATATTCTAAACATACTGGGATATAATGGTTTAAGCGTTCCTGAAGATGTTTTTGGATTGCCTCCTCGTATAGAAAACGTGATGTCACTATTGGATTTGGATGATTCACGTATAGTAGGGATAGTAGGGATATGGGGAATGGGTGGTATAGGAAAGACTACTATTGCCCGGGCTGTCTATCACCAAATTCGTCCTCGGTTTCATGCCAGTTGCTACCTTCCGAATGTCAGAGAAGCTGCTAATAAGCAGGGCTTGGAGTCATTGCAATTATCTCTTCTTTCTGGGCTCTCCTTGGTCACAGAAAGTGAGATAAAAATAAGCAGTATTGATTTTCCTAGGACAATAGGGAGCAGGTTTCGGTGTAAGAGGGTTCTTGTAGTCCTGGATGATGTAGACCATTCAGATCAGCTGGATGCCCTTGTTGGAAGACTTGATTGGTTTGGTTCAGGAAGCAGAATTATAATAACGACCAGAGACAGTCATTTACTTGTCAAATATGGGGATGCGGAGAAGATTGTCTACAACGTTGAGGGACTAAATGACAAGGAAGCTTCTAAGCTATTTTGTTGTAAAGCATTCAAGAACAACCAGCCAACGCCAGGTTTTGAGCGTCTCATAAAAAGTGCAGTTGATTACGCCAAAGGAATTCCACTTGCTCTTAAAGTTTTGGGCAGTTATCTAGTTGGCAAAAAGGTAAACGAATGGTGGAGTGCAATCCATAGATTGAGACAAGAGCCTCTTAAAGATATTCAGGAAGTGCTCAAATTAAGCTATGAAGGACTGGGGGATGAGGAGAAGGAAATTTTACTCGACATTGCCTGCTTCTTTAAACGGTATAGCAAGAAGTCCTACACAGTTGAGAATATACTGAATGCTTGTGGTTTTCACGTGGATATTGGAATAAGGACTCTTGAAGACAAGGCACTTGTAACCAAAAGAGACAATAAGATAGGCATGCACGATCTGATACAAGAAATGGGACAGCATATTGTTTATGAAGAATGCCCAAAAGAGCCCGGTAAAAGAAGCAAGTTGTTTAACTACAAAGACATCTACGATACACTCACAAAAAAAACT GGGACAAAAGCAGTGGACGCCATAATTTTGGATTCTGTAATTTTGGATTCTCATAAAACAGAAGAGATATTCTTGTGCGCTGATTCGTTTTTGAAGATGATCAATCTGCGAATGCTCAAGCTTAGTAATGTTCAGCTTCTTAATGGTCTCGACTACCTCTCCAATGATTTACGTCTTCTTGATTGGGCTGGATACCCTTTAAAATACCTGCCATCAAATTTTCGACCAAACAACCTTGCCATACTCAAAATGTTGAGGAGCTGCTTGGAACAACCTTGGAATGGAATAATT TGCCTAGACAAGTTGAAATATGTTGACCTCAGTTATTCATTACACATGATCAAGAGCCCAGATTTTAAACGGGCAGCAAATCTTGAGAAATTGATTCTTGAAGGTTGTGCGAAGTTGGTTGAGATCCCATCCATTGACGCCATCAAAGGGCTTACGCTCTTAAATTTGGAGGGCTGCAAATCTCTTAAGGCTCTTCCTACCGGCTGTTGGCTTAAATCCCTTAAACAACTTGTTCTTTCTGGTTGCTCAGAACTGAAAAATGTTTCTGAAGTCTTAAAGTTTACAAAATGCTTAACTGACCTTGATTTGGATGGGACTTGTGTAAAGGAACTGCCAGTTGAACATCTCAGCAAACTTCAATTCATTAGTCTGCGGGATTGCAAAGAACTTACAAGTCTTCCAAGTGGCATTTGTCGGTTGAAACTTCTTGCAAGTTTGATTGTTTCTGGCTGCTCAAAACTTAGCAAGTTGCCCGAGGACCTAGGAGATTTGGAAAGATTGCAGGAACTTCGTGCTGATTTTACTGCTATTAAGCAACCACCATCCTCGATTAAACGCCTGAAGGAGCTTAGGGTTTTGTCATTTTTGGGATGCAAGGAATGTCAAGATCCCATGGGTTTTGAGCTACCTGCTCTATCAGGCTTACACTCTTTGTTGTTACTAGATCTTCGTAACCAGAACTTCTCAAAAGGAGTTCTCCCAGATGACCTAGGCTCCTTATCCTCGTTGCAATGTTTATACCTTAGCGGTACCAACATTATTAGCTTGCCAACAAGCATCAGACGTCTTGGCCGGCTTCACACTCTTGAATTGATGGATTGCAAGGAGCTTAAAAGTTTGCCCAATCTCCCGAAAAATATCTATTCCATTAATGTAAGTGGATGCACATCATTAGAAACATTGCAGGATCAATCTACATTGCCTGGAAACCTTGCGTGGGTCATTTTAATGCATTGTGATACACTAGTAAAGAATCGGCCGGGCCTCCCCCTTGAACTTTTCAGAAATTATCTGAAg AGATTCCAGAGGAGTTTGGTTCTCAAAATAATATGGGGCATTATTATGTTCGAATCCAACCGAAGGCAGATTGGTATCTAA